In one Nicotiana tomentosiformis chromosome 6, ASM39032v3, whole genome shotgun sequence genomic region, the following are encoded:
- the LOC138893856 gene encoding uncharacterized protein, which yields MKGVMRFGKKGKLSPRYIGPFDILKRIGEVAYKLALPPSLAAFHPVFHVSMLRIYHANLSHVLDLSSVQLDMDMSYVEESVGILDREVRKLRAKNIDLVKVQWMGKLVEEETLETEHDIRSRYPHLFTTSGMSLYSFEDERLF from the coding sequence atgaagggtgttatgaggttcgggaagaagggcaagctaagccctaggtatatcgggccttttgacaTTCttaagaggattggagaggtggcctacaagcttgcactgccacctagtctagctgcatttcatccagtattccatgtttcaatGCTCCGGATATATCACGCTAAtttgtctcatgtgttggatttaagCTCAGTACAGTTGGACATGGAtatgtcttatgttgaggaatcGGTGGGCATTTTGGACAGggaggtccgaaagttgagggcGAAAAACATTGatttagtgaaggttcaatggatgGGTAAACTAGTTGAGGAGGAGACTTTGGAGACAGAGCATGATATACGTAGCCGTTATccccatcttttcaccacttcaggtatgtctctatactcgttcgaggatgaacgtttgttttaa